A region from the Nymphalis io chromosome 9, ilAglIoxx1.1, whole genome shotgun sequence genome encodes:
- the LOC126770549 gene encoding CLIP domain-containing serine protease HP8-like: MKKCNISISLILIITYIFVTEAVKKDVCEKCVKIEDCPKIANLPTEKRKIWLKRFPCMIFQKNKHPPLFDVSTVAKRDHICCPNSNVLKIVHHNGNTPRPNSYEYQQTRQKRQIQQSEVKDQNINVNPVPDQVNKGNENKTASNTGPYYPNQQSHFESEVTLSGHITQNTQYLQVPQQQNLFFNNGDGNSFGIANSGAQCTEQTSLLPEPRTGCCGQDMSDSSSITDLQSILNIFAPVNLNNWANQPHQLFRRRRSAESMTDDNALDDRIAGGKETELDEFPWTVLLKITFTFGGKRASFNCGGSLISSKYVLTAGHCLNEDGGTIVDIELTLAEYDKSQFPRDCKSGLGERNCIDNILMHAKNVILHPQYDDESLQNDIALIELDGYAPYTRYIRPICIPPINVDDPEFSNLPLAVAGWGRIGRYLTDIKQSTVVHLVHHDECVQSYPYLTETQLCAAGRTGEDTCKGDSGGPLMLLYRQNYYVVGVVSGKRADSPCGTSVPTLYTNVFHYVPWIQSVIN; this comes from the exons aTGAAGAAGTGTAACATATCCATAAgtttaattctaataataacttatatttttgttactgaAGCAGTCAAAAAAg acGTCTGTGAAAAATGCGTAAAAATTGAAGACTGTCCAAAGATTGCCAACCTGCCTACCGAAAAACGTAAAATATGGCTAAAACGATTTCCCTGTatgatttttcaaaaaaataaacatccaccACTTTTCGATGTCTCGACAGTCGCAAAAAGAGATCAT ATATGCTGCCCAAATTCGAATGTTCTGAAAATTGTTCATCATAATGGAAATACACCACGTCCAAATAGTTATGAATATCAGCAAACGAGACAAAAGAGACAAATTCAACAAAGTGAGGTCAAAgatcaaaatattaatgtaaatccAGTACCTGATCAGGTGAACAAgggtaatgaaaataaaactgcaAGTAATACGGGGCCGTATTATCCGAACCAACAAAGCCATTTCGAATCGGAGGTGACATTATCGGGTCATATTACACAAAATACGCAATATTTGCAAGTACCTCAAcaacaaaatcttttttttaacaatggcGATGGCAATTCGTTTGGTATAGCTAATTCAGGCGCTCAATGTACAGAGCAAACGAGCTTGCTACCCGAACCGAGGACAGGTTGCTGTGGCCAAGACATGTCAGATTCATCCAGTATTACGG atTTACAAAGTATACTCAATATATTTGCACCTGTAAATCTAAATAATTGGGCAAACCAACCACACCAACTATTTCGTCGACGAAGATCCGCCGAAAGCATGACGGACGACAATGCGTTAGATGACAGAATAGCAg GTGGAAAAGAAACGGAATTGGATGAGTTCCCCTGGACAGTTCTCTTGAAAATTACTTTCACTTTTGGTGGCAAACGAGCGTCATTCAATTGTGGTGGCTCTTTGATCAGTTCAAAATATGTCCTCACAGCAGGGCATTGCCTTAATGAAGATGGAGGTACTATAGTTGA CATTGAATTAACACTTGCTGAGTATGATAAGAGTCAGTTTCCAAGAGACTGTAAATCTGGGTTAGGCGAAAGGAATtgtattgacaatattttaatgcaCGCTAAAAATGTAATACTGCACCCTCAGTATGATGATGAGTCGCTTCAAAATGATATTGCTCTAATCGAACTAGATGGATATGCTCCCTACACac GATACATCAGGCCAATATGCATTCCACCCATCAATGTAGATGATCCTGAGTTTTCAAACTTGCCTCTTGCAGTAGCTGGCTGGGGTCGCATTGGGCGATACCTTACCGATATTAAGCAGTCGACAGTTGTGCATTTGGTTCATCATGATGAATGTGTCCAGTCTTATCCTTACTTAACAGAAACCCAACTTTGTGCAGCTGGACGAACTGGCGAAGATACTTGCAAAGGTGACTCTGGTGGACCTTTGATGTTGTTGTACAGACAAAATTATTACGTTGTTGGTGTTGTTAGTGGGAAGAGAGCCGATAGTCCATGCGGTACGTCTGTGCCGACTCTCTATACAAACGTATTCCATTACGTTCCGTGGATACAAagtgttattaattaa